The Maridesulfovibrio hydrothermalis AM13 = DSM 14728 DNA window GAAATTATGTCCAGACCGGGTTACATGTTTCTCATATGTCCTGATGCGGAGCTGCTTCATGCCCGCATCAACGAGCTGCTTGAGCAAAGCGGCGTCACTGACTATGAGAAGAAAGTATACTGGGCGGATGAAGAACTTCCTGCCAAATTCTGGGACGACCTGACCCTTCAGACACTCTTCGGTTCCAGCAAGGTTGTCATCCTGAGACGTGCTCATAAGCTGAAAGCGGCCACTTGGGACACACTTGATAAAACGATTGCATCGCTTTCCGATGCATCTACTTTCTTTATCTGCCTTGAAAGTAAATGGGAACGCAAAGGTCCACCTGTGCCGGCTGTGCTCAAACGACGCAAGTGCTGGAAATATGCTGAAAAACAAAAATGGTTTTGGCAGTCTGCCGGACTGGATGAAAAAACTATTTCCAGCTTTGTTAATAAATGGGCACGGGCTAACGGAATTACGATCGAAGGTCCGGTTCTGAATGCGCTGACCAAAGCACTGCCCAGAGATGCCAGAGCAGCCAGACTGGAACTTGATAAACTTGATCTAGCCGCGGGTACTGAGCGTAAAGTTATCATGGATCACCTTGGTATAATCGCTCACGCTGAAGAAATGGATTTTTTCCAGTTCATGAATGCCATGTCTCAAGGCGGCGACCCTGTTGAAGTCTGGCGCAGAGTACTGACCAATCATAGTGAAAAAGATTCCATGATCTTCATGCTGACCGCGTCCCTTACCCGTGAAGCGCGCGCCCTGTGGATGATGCTGCACGGTGAAGACTCGGCGGTCCGCCTTCCCCCTTTTGTTAAAAAGCAGAAAAAAACCCTTGCCCAGCGCATCGGTCCGCTGCGCATTGCCAGACTTTTCGACATTGTCATGGAAGCGGAAATCGGCATCAAAACAGGCCAGCGTAAACCAGAGCAAGCCCTTGAATTGCTGGTGGCCTCTCTGACCAGCCTTTTCGCCGCTCCGCAGCAAAACCGAAGACGCTATTAATTTTTCCCCATCATTTTCAATTCAATTTTGGTCTATTCTTGCGTAAAAAACGCTATTTTTCATTAAAATCATGTTTTTTTGCTAAAAATAAGTATACTTTGCGTTTCGCAGGTTGATTTGCCTTTATATCCGGTTTATTCATTTGTGCGAATGGTCGCATGCAACAATGCCTCTATATTCTTTGCGCCCGATACCTTTTTTTTACGCAGCCGATTGCCAAACTGAACTGAACTGCTTGCTAAAGCATATTTACTATTTATTTATGAAGGACAAACCTCATTATCACGGTCACCGCCAGCGTTTGAAAGAACGGCTCTGCAAAGATTCCAGCAGCATGGCGGATTATGAAGTCCTTGAGTTAATGCTTGGGCAGGTGCTTCCCCGCAGGGACACAAAACCGATTGCAAAAGATCTTCTTGCTGAATTTGAAACTCTGGGTGGGGTTTTCAGAGCGCCGGAAGAACGGCTTAAGCAAATCAAAGGAATCGGACCGGGAGTTATAACTTTTTTTACACTTATGCGTGAATTCTGGACCAGAATTGCTGAAGAACCGTTGAACAGCAAAGAACCGCTTTCCTCACCGCAGGCGGTACATAAAGCCGCAATGGCGAGAATCGGCAACCTGCCCAGAGAAGAATTCTGGATCGCACTGGTCAACAACGGTAATAAAGTGATATACTGGGACAGGCTTACAGAAGGCACTGTCGATAAAACAGCTGTCTATCCCCGCGAAATTGTGGCACTGGCACTGCGCCACCACGCCAGCGGTGTAATCCTGACTCACAATCACCCGGGCGGTGACCCCAAACCGTCTCCTGAGGACATGTGCATAACAATGGAAATCGCTTCTCTGTGTCAGGATATGGGTCTCCGGCTGATTGATCATGTCATTGTAACAGTGGATAATTTTTACAGTTTCAAAGAAGCAGGACGATTGTAAACACACCTCAAAATAAAAGGAGGGTGCTATGATTAGAAGCTATCACTGTGTTGTTACCGGTAAAGTTCAGGGCGTATTCTTTCGTGCATGGGTTAGTGATCAGGCTGCCGCCCTTAAGCTTGGCGGCTGGACCCGCAATCTTGACGAAGGAAAAGTAGAAGTGCTGATGCAGGGCGATGAAACGAACATCGCTGAAATGCGGACAAGGCTTCTCGTTGGACCGCCTCTGTCACAGGTTAAAGATTTAAAATGTGAATGGATAGACTACGACACCGAGCACAAAGCATTTGAAATTCGCTGAGCGTAACGCTTACAGCGACTAACATGCAAAAAACTGTCAGCTCTCCTGCCCCCGGCCTGAAACGGCAGGGGGCAGGGGTAGTATTGCTTTTTATATACCAGAACCGACAATCACTTTTGACATAAAGGAATTTATCGTTGAAGAAAAAAAAATCACCCATAAAACCGCTGAACCTCAACAAGAAAGATAAAGATGAAGCGGAATCAAAAAAACCGTTAAAAAAGAACCCCGGCACTGATGCAGGAAATGATCAGGGACTTAATAAACCCCCGGTATCTCCTCTCAATGTGCTGCACGACGCTGCCGACCTTCTTGAAGATGCGGGACATGTCCCTGAGGATGCTCAGGCAGATATTCCCTCCACTCTTCCGGTACTGGCGGTACGCGATATTGTTGTTTTCAACTACATGATCCTGCCCCTTTTTGTTGGCCGCGAAAAATCTGTTAACGCAGTTGAAGCCTCCATGACCAGTGAGCGCTACGTCATGATCCTCACCCAGCGGGATGAAAGCGTGGAAAACCCTGAACAGGACGAACTCTATCATACCGGAACAGTGTGCATGATCATGCGCATGCTCAAAATGCCTGATGGACGTTTAAAAGTTCTGGTGCAAGGTGTTTCAAGGGCCAAAGTAAAAAGATTTATCGGTTCTGAACCGTTTCATATTGCCGAGATTGAAACCATTTCTGAAACCGAAGCCACTAAAATGGACCCCACTCAGGAAGCACTTATAAGATCTTCCCGCGAACAAAGTGAAAAAATCCTTTCACTGCGCGGAATTTCCTCTGCCGACATTATGAGCGTGCTCAATAATGTAGAAGAACCGGGCAGACTTGCCGATCTTATCGCCTCCAACCTGCGCATGAAAGTGCCTGTGGCGCAGTCCATTCTTGAATGTGAAAACCCGATTGAAAGGCTTACTCTGGTTAATACTCAGCTGACTCAGGAAGTTGAAGTGGCCTCCATGCAGAATAAGATTCAATCTATGGCCAAAGAAGGCATGGATAAAGCACAGAAAGATTTTTATCTGCGCGAACAGCTCAAAGCCATCAAAAAAGAACTGGGCGAATCCACTGACGAAGCAGAAGAAGCGGAAGAAATCAGGAAGGCCATCAAAAAAGCAAAGATGCCCAAAGAAGTGCTCAAGGAAGCTGAAAAACAGCTCCGCCGCCTTGAAGCGATGCATCCTGAAGCTTCTGAGGCTACGGTCATCAGAACCTATCTGGACTGGATGGTAGAAATACCGTGGAAAAAACAGTCCCGTGACCGCCTCGATATAATCGAAGCCAAAAAGATTCTGGACGAAGACCATTATGATCTTGAGAAGG harbors:
- the holA gene encoding DNA polymerase III subunit delta produces the protein MSRPGYMFLICPDAELLHARINELLEQSGVTDYEKKVYWADEELPAKFWDDLTLQTLFGSSKVVILRRAHKLKAATWDTLDKTIASLSDASTFFICLESKWERKGPPVPAVLKRRKCWKYAEKQKWFWQSAGLDEKTISSFVNKWARANGITIEGPVLNALTKALPRDARAARLELDKLDLAAGTERKVIMDHLGIIAHAEEMDFFQFMNAMSQGGDPVEVWRRVLTNHSEKDSMIFMLTASLTREARALWMMLHGEDSAVRLPPFVKKQKKTLAQRIGPLRIARLFDIVMEAEIGIKTGQRKPEQALELLVASLTSLFAAPQQNRRRY
- the radC gene encoding RadC family protein — encoded protein: MKDKPHYHGHRQRLKERLCKDSSSMADYEVLELMLGQVLPRRDTKPIAKDLLAEFETLGGVFRAPEERLKQIKGIGPGVITFFTLMREFWTRIAEEPLNSKEPLSSPQAVHKAAMARIGNLPREEFWIALVNNGNKVIYWDRLTEGTVDKTAVYPREIVALALRHHASGVILTHNHPGGDPKPSPEDMCITMEIASLCQDMGLRLIDHVIVTVDNFYSFKEAGRL
- a CDS encoding acylphosphatase → MIRSYHCVVTGKVQGVFFRAWVSDQAAALKLGGWTRNLDEGKVEVLMQGDETNIAEMRTRLLVGPPLSQVKDLKCEWIDYDTEHKAFEIR